The Hylaeus volcanicus isolate JK05 unplaced genomic scaffold, UHH_iyHylVolc1.0_haploid 12197, whole genome shotgun sequence genome has a window encoding:
- the LOC128882999 gene encoding uncharacterized protein LOC128882999 has protein sequence MENKPFRRETRAHHESESDDASYLKKTSHSSASCTFGRRSVLKNRHLKKLKKSKSPSPVSNDIVKKEMLQVQKQEHTPMPVKSVEKVSFVKDMLRDSRSSQIIARLDTQYIYHVAPFYVDSIKKKSNWKEKCVRRYFFRREPVNEEKQIDMTSHVVDAKIMGDAKRDCYENCTLSSLWLKLSSLECESHVKGLTPRERMNRRLDILKEGLEHCEENSLLLLEFFSILQVRDNFEQVEDYYVNFFKSKKALTCVEDDPVTTFLSTVKSKENAPCILYEYITFLCHSPRFSCSSIVQNLVTNFSTLNILNASSKKQFDKTFLMVEKEKKDSLLYNGATCFYFVFQLLYIVASASQWNLVATILQILGHWDMLLTLKNPSNCLPSLEKDVFTFWNAKTPRLGCKAATSFYLSILQTTSVWSFDSNAPSSTTPLFTPLNTLHDILEDIFEEIKAPSFNLSYTCTRDSWYAEEAHKDQLFWLFQDIDNCISQFPNAEVSLQGNLIQSDNRPFIEFLLRAVMGCSLKQLRHGLYETLGYAFLVLRHGSNFMEYQKNLCDSEIDLLFALIQGIQSRELDSFTLVQQNRKHLNGKETPILLSEALGFSLGGTSVCDLHFSSSILTRIKCFLEDSASDPDCMLLLQNDLCERFATQQLSLAYSCTLVALQMLSWCLDDSILLSAVIAFLCYTNKSSLAKKLLMLNDTSVDGWGYYILFHYISNPTLKRLTDVRLTSFRILNALQLLPDDLSFLSIILRVECLALLQTQKTFESSNYFSLRTCVSCSPRILQILCFISEGCLESWAQMDKQDDSSCHAWMPQTIPSRVRLLAAYKYFSSYVLKERNIYENSQQFVESDSTYLLPKTWYVAVLATAILQSVIETQHDAWAFVSNTFLPFHEHLAQQINTDHCFTLIHQKKFQSGISSQIEGILDIFLLSVITCAPTPQLSYSYWDFSLLQKIIHYTLNYFPHHHRCAWIATQLFRTKSTVLQLRCFLSPSLSSLKGVVISELASGFPCFRRLENIFEMASQTKQYKFNENFWNLYLCCLLFANRLRNSFFIGLPKSDSLEQLDQLNTKLSSVSQRACCYCPFSKKLWLQRIFILQMFVEEKRLHPDQFLENMEILCRTQVHCQLDPLFVITNTHI, from the exons atggaaaataaaccATTCA GAAGAGAAACGAGAGCGCATCATGAATCAGAGAGTGATGACGCgagctatttaaaaaaaacatcacaCTCATCGGCTTCCTGTACTTTTGGGCGCCGCAGCGTTTTAAAAAATCGCCATTTAAAAAAGCTAAAAAAGTCAAAAAGTCCATCTCCTGTATCTAACGACATTGTCAaa aaagAAATGTTGCAAGTACAGAAACAAGAGCATACACCAATGCCAGTAAAGAGCGTCGAAAAA GTTTCATTCGTGAAGGATATGTTGCGAGACTCGAGAAGTTCCCAAATTATCGCTCGGCTAGATACccaatatatttatcatgtCGCGCCTTTTTACGttgattcaattaaaaaaaagtcaaattggaaagaaaaatgtgtgcGTCGTTATTTTTTTCGACGTGAGCCTGTCAACGAAGAGAAACAAATAGATATG ACAAGTCATGTCGTCGATGCCAAAATTATGGGTGATGCTAAGAGAGATTGCTATGAAAATTGTACCTT GTCTTCTTTATGGTTGAAATTGTCAAGTTTGGAATGTGAATCCCATGTAAAGGGGTTAACACCAAGAGAG aGAATGAATCGTCGTTTGGACATTTTAAAAGAAGGCTTAGAGCACTGTGAGGAGAATAGTTTGTtactattagaatttttttcaatacttCAAGTAAGAGATAATTTTGAACAAGTGGAAGATTATtacgttaattttttcaaatctaAAAAAGCTCTG ACATGTGTTGAAGATGATCCTGTAACGACTTTTCTTTCAACAGtcaaatcgaaagaaaatgcTCCTTGTATTCTTTACgaatatataacatttttatgtcATTCTCCTCGATTTTCCTGTTCATCTATAGTACAAAACCTTGTCaccaatttttcaactttGAATATTCTGAACGCTTCATCAAAGAAACAATTTGATAAAACTTTTCTTATggtagagaaagaaaaaaaagactcTTTACTCTACAATGGAGCAACatgtttttactttgtttttcaacttttatatATTGTGGCGTCCGCAAGTCAGTGGAATCTGGTCGCTACTATTCTTCAGATTTTAGGTCACTGGGATATGCTTTTAACCCTGAAAAACCCTTCCAATTGTCTTCCGAGTTTAGAGAAAGATGTTTTC ACGTTTTGGAACGCTAAAACACCACGACTTGGATGTAAAGCTgcaacaagtttttatttatcaattcttCAAACTACAAGTGTTTGGTCTTTTGATTCCAATGCACCCTCTTCCACAACGCCGCTTTTTACACCCTTAAATACTTTACATGATATACTTGAAGACattttcgaagaaattaaagCGCCTTCTTTTAACCTCTCTTATACTTGTACACGCGATTCATGGTATGCAGAAGAAGCACATAAGGATCAGCTTTTTTGGTTATTTCAAGACATTG ACAATTGCATTTCACAGTTCCCTAACGCTGAGGTGTCTCTTCAAGGGAATTTAATCCAATCCGATAATCGTCcattcattgaatttttactACGTGCAGTGATGGGATGTTCTCTCAAACAGTTGAGGCACGGTTTATATGAAACACTAGGTTATGCATTTCTAGTATTGCGTCACGGATCAAATTTTATGGAGTATCAAAAGAATTTATGTGATAGCGAAATTGATTTGCTTTTCGCGTTAATACAGGGAATTCAATCGCGTGAACTGGACTCTTTTACTTTAGTGcaacaaaatagaaaacatcTGAATGGAAAAGAAACACCGATTCTTCTAAGTGAAGCTTTAGGTTTTTCCTTAGGCGGAACGAGTGTTTgtgatttacatttttcttcttctattcTAACtcgtataaaatgttttcttgaGGATTCAGCATCTGATCCAGATTGTATGCTACTCTTACAAAATGATCTTTGTGAACGTTTCGCGACTCAACAATTATCATTAGCTTATTCGTGCACCTTAGTTGCATTACAAATGTTAAGTTGGTGTTTGGATGATTCTATTCTTTTAAGCGCTGTTATTGCATTTCTATGTTATACTAACAAATCATC ACTAgcaaaaaaacttttaatgCTTAACGATACATCTGTCGATGGATGGGgatattatattctatttcattacATATCAAATCCGACCTTAAAACGGTTAACAGAT GTACGCCTAACAAGTTTTCGTATTCTCAATGCATTACAACTTTTACCTGATGATTTgagttttctttctattataCTTCGCGTGGAGTGTTTAGCATTATTGCAAACGCAAAAGACATTTGAATCATCcaactatttttctttaaggACATGCGTTTCATGTTCGCCtagaattttacaaattttatgtttcattagtGAAGGGTGTTTGGAATCATGGGCTCAAATGGATAAACAAGATGATTCTTCGTGCCATGCTTGGATGCCACAAACAATTCCATCTCGTGTAAGGTTATTAGCtgcttataaatatttttcttcgtatgTTTTAAAAGAACGAAACATATACGAAAATTCGCAACAATTCGTTGAATCTGATTCAACGTATCTTCTTCCCAAAACATGGTATGTTGCAGTGTTAGCCACTGCTATATTACAATCGGTGATTGAAACACAACACGATGCTTGGGCTTTTGTTTCTAATACTTTCTTACCATTTCATGAGCATTTGGCGCAACAAATCAATACAGACCATTGTTTCACATTAATACAtcagaaaaaatttcaatcagGCATTTCTTCTCAAATTGAAGGAATCTTggatattttcttgttaagcGTCATAACATGCGCACCAACACCCCAgctttcttattcttattggGATTTTTCTTTGCTCCAAAAAATTATCCACTATACTCTAAACTACTTTCCTCACCATCATCGTTGTGCTTGGATAGCAACACAA cTTTTTCGTACAAAATCCACAGTACTCCAACTACGTTGTTTTTTATCACCGTCTTTATCTTCATTGAAAGGAGTTGTCATTTCTGAACTCGCAAGTGGTTTTCCTTGTTTTCG gcgtttagaaaatattttcgaaatggCATCACAAACAAAGCAATACAAATTCAATgagaatttttggaatttatatttatgttgcCTTTTGTTTGCTAATCGattaagaaattcatttttcattggatTACCAAAGTCAGATTCCCTCGAACAACTTGATCAACTTAACACAAAACTTTCGAGCGTATCACAACGCGCTTGTTGTTACTGTcctttttcaaaaaa ACTTTGGTTACAGCGTATTTTTATTCTCCAAATGTTCGTCGAAGAAAAACGGCTTCACCCGGACCAATTTCtagaaaatatggaaatattatGTCGCACACAAGTTCACTGTCAATTAGACCCCTTATTTGTGATTACGAATACACACATTTAA
- the LOC128882931 gene encoding uncharacterized protein LOC128882931, with amino-acid sequence MGRTLLNETISCSPVGPYTETSCFQSPSLHHSVVTLAAVCMNGTCRNKRCKPMTESTSMKVSKSRKCHISLGIQKICRTVGRNDSLLHDKKEGGVTTTNSPSLTNLPKTCLQLCMAQRPVANSTLKKLSKKSKRQGVNEKSHQTTLILHPVKAVWATSDQVKGVSQCLDQSRVSCGPSDAVKQQVTISSECVDEKSQAPGSILEPLIDPHPLDSSNNFTMKPYNEKLPCCSKNNSMGVSNDESVTTSMTLSLCCEKNHVLSSKLKALVSSCKRLANRKGCQVVPVYEGLPRRQSLRKHFVEGRKRYDRQLVASVVKKNASYDVGTLQKKKLSTVQAQNVSHLLKQSPQTPVSGMKTTRTFITSSTCASSGGQGFENCLVHYIYARDRTPVMVPQELEKETQESCKSHVSKQSMFMNSSYIYNAWIVLPSDRLLLEEKKITSCVRLDAATYGHSWFVHHKQNETRFQPWQMTTEGKIEKLRLGVIAMYWNSAAIHPISPATIYVAINNFGRLLHQWSKIELQQPTASRWALAAVTAFRLAFKAEERPEVMSEIHNIWNLFPMFQEWDIDRSPQTLNKMESEALEVLQDALDVPLGPMFLSLYINAAGWPQEVAKDYHQLGLYLLALTSFASTKDTFLKNVVPSRTAAAALILAIKIINGDRACARGMLHHLDGCPYPSYLAEKTKEAGVSAASIHCKCRYEFYPERLRIYTGFPFETLVPVIKGLSGLLRSKPPETCILTNFFPLWANNDWQ; translated from the exons ATGGGAAGAACACtattaaacgaaacaatttcttgTAGCCCAGTCGGCCCGTACACAGAGACGTCTTGCTTCCAAAGTCCTTCTTTACATCATTCTGTAGTTACACTCGCAGCAGTCTGTATGAATGGAACTTGTAGAAATAAGCGTTGTAAACCAATGACAGAAAGCACTTCCATGAAAG TGTCAAAGTCTCGCAAGTGTCATATAAGTTTAGGAATTCAAAAAATCTGTAGAACAGTGGGACGAAACGATAGTCTTCTACATGATAAAAAAGAGGGTGGCGTCACTACAACGAATTCACCTAGTTTAACAAACCTTCCCAAAACATGTTTACAATTATGTATGGCTCAGCGCCCAGTAGCGAATAGTACATTAAAGAAACTAAGTAAGAAATCGAAACGGCAAGGAGTCAACGAAAAGAGTCATCAAACTACACTTATTTTACATCCCGTTAAAGCCGTTTGGGCAACTTCAGACCAAGTGAAAGGCGTCAGTCAATGTTTAGACCAATCGCGGGTCTCTTGTGGACCTAGTGATGCAGTGAAACAACAAGTAACAATATCATCTGAATGTGTGGATGAGAAGAGTCAAGCACCAGGCAGCATTTTAGAACCTCTGATTGACCCACATCCATTAGATTcttctaataattttacaatgaaGCCATATAATGAAAAGCTACCATGTTGTTCAAAGAATAATAGTATGGGTGTTTCAAATGATGAGTCAGTCACCACGTCAATGACTTTGTCACTTTGTTGTGAGAAAAATCATGTTTTATCGAGTAAACTCAAAGCATTAGTTTCATCATGTAAAAGATTAGCAAACCGTAAAGGGTGTCAAGTGGTTCCGGTCTATGAAGGACTTCCCCGCAGACAAAGTTTACGAAAACATTTTGTCGAAGGACGAAAACGCTATGACAGACAACTGGTAGCAAgtgttgttaaaaaaaatgcaagcTACGATGTTGGAACGctacagaaaaaaaagttatcaaCAGTGCAAGCACAGAATGTGTCTCATTTGTTAAAACAATCGCCTCAAACGCCTGTAAGTGGAATGAAGACAACTCGAACGTTTATAACCTCATCGACATGCGCGTCCTCTGGAGGTCAGGGTTTTGAGAATTGTCttgtacattatatttatgCACGAGATCGTACACCGGTGATGGTACCAcaagaattagaaaaagagACGCAGGAGAGTTGTAAAAGTCATGTTTCCAAACAAAGCATGTTCATGAATTCTTCGTACATTTATAATGCCTGGATTGTTTTACCGTCGGATCGTCTTTTattagaagagaaaaaaataacttcGTGTGTTCGATTAGATGCAGCAACGTATGGTCACAGCTGGTTTGTTCATCATAAGCAAAATGAAACCCGCTTTCAGCCATGGCAAATGACCACAgagggaaaaattgaaaaacttcgATTAGGTGTGATTGCTATGTATTGGAATTCGGCTGCGATTCACCCTATTTCGCCAGCCACAATATatgttgcaataaataattttggccGATTATTACATCAATGGTCTAAAATAGAATTACAACAACCTACAGCGTCACGATGGGCTCTTGCTGCAGTAACAGCATTTCGTTTAGCTTTTAAAGCTGAGGAAAGACCTGAAGTTATGTCGGAAATACACAATATTTGGAATCTCTTTCCCATGTTTCAGGAGTGGGACATCGATCGATCACCCCAAACATTAAATAAG ATGGAATCTGAAGCATTAGAAGTTTTACAAGATGCCTTAGATGTTCCTTTAGGTCCAATGTTTTTATCTCTCTATATTAATGCAGCAGGATGGCCTCAAGAGGTGGCGAAAGATTATCATCAACTCGGTTTATACTTATTAGCACTAACATCTTTTGCGTCAACAAAAGatacgtttttaaaaaatgtagtaCCTTCTCGCACAGCAGCAGCGGCCTTAATTTTagctattaaaattattaacggtGATCGCGCTTGTGCTAGAGGAATGCTTCATCATTTAGATGGCTGTCCTTATCCATCTTATTTAGCCGAGAAAACAAAGGAAGCTGGAGTATCAGCCGCTTCTATCCACTGTAAATGCCGTTATGAATTTTATCCCGAACGTTTACGAATTTATACGGGTTTTCCATTCGAAACATTAGTTCCTGTGATTAAAGGTCTTTCAGGACTTCTTCGATCTAAACCACCAGAG ACCTGCATCTTAACGAACTTTTTTCCTTTATGGGCAAATAATGATTGGCAATAA
- the LOC128883001 gene encoding uncharacterized protein LOC128883001: MYFTYVVRPGEAPEGRGPQFQPFWDHVLRYNLRGGFALELFGYSLILISALLGGNIFYIVEPLIGSIKELKDVPIILTLLGTFFYTVGAVWLQNFGSIADDDGSIKHSRGFRAGIKILHQASLLEIISWSMTTISLFSFVEYFEDQWSNQAYASGSTALYGCVARSLHALSLLLYSCSLCFLENFHTEGTGEVLGWLLCLLYQLSGIFELLTLITGEGKLHTTFSVVFTLLLGFALILSFFWSLSFEHLLNESDVKLTQSAMRNEFYKSRNAMAYYGPPTCVEMQEKIEN; this comes from the exons ATGTATTTTACATACGTTGTACGTCCTGGAGAAGCTCCAGAGGGTCGTGGACCCCAATTTCAACCTTTTTGGGATCATGTTTTACGTTATAATTTAAGAGGAGGGTTTGCACTTGAACTTTTTGGTTATTCTCTTATTCTTATAAGTGCATTATTGGGtggtaacattttttatattgttgaACCCTTAATAGGAAGTATAAAGGAATTGAAAGATGTTCCcattattttaacacttttgggtacttttttttatacagtcGGAGCAGTTTGGCTTCAAAATTTTGGAAGTATTGCGGATGATGATGGAAG tattaaacACTCAAGAGGGTTTCGAGCAGGCATTAAAATACTTCATCAAGCATCcttacttgaaataatttcttggtCTATGACAACAATTtcactattttcttttgttgaatattttgaagatCAATGGTCCAATCAAGCATATGCTAGTGGTTCAACAGCGCTTTATGGATGCGTCGCGAGATCTTTACATGCTCTTTCTTTACTTTTGTATAGTTGTTCTTTATgctttcttgaaaatttccatACAGAAGGGACCGGGGAAGTTTTAGGTTGGCTTCTATGTTTGTTGTATCAACTATCTGGTATTTTTG AATTATTAACTTTAATTACGGGAGAAGGAAAACTTCATACAACGTTTAGTGTTGTATTTACCCTTTTACTAGGATTTGCTTTGATACTATCTTTCTTTTGGTCTCTCTCGTTCGAACACCTTTTAAACGAATCCGATGTGAAATTAACCCAGTCAGCAAtgagaaacgaattttataaatctCGCAACGCTATGGCCTATTACGGTCCTCCAACGTGTGTTGaaatgcaagaaaaaattgaaaattaa
- the LOC128883002 gene encoding uncharacterized protein LOC128883002 isoform X1 yields MNCVKGKRKNKIGNKTLGGKKKQDKQEDVRQSRKKNKNELNDGFNETEKEQSFLLTNNDMLEQMFQINKEMDLGRIPATLKKAEIDSTDNSIPLTEEQKAFFDSPMVKHGIHPAYILGMRSLPPYVQKIVSEESSRTPSVDSIKMTAKKLFNPLFPDTNKDTLFEGRRDEQSYKLPTDFHEPCNSKKWTNSWPYVPRYTSPGYAFKGATFSHPNCENVSKRPQPWHLLNDIQSLASNTFLSCWTW; encoded by the exons ATGAATTGTGTTAAGGGGAAGCGTAAGAACAAAATAGGTAACAAAACACTAGGAGGAAAGAAAAAGCAGGATAAACAAGAAGACGTACGTCagtcacgaaaaaaaaataagaatgaatTGAATGACGGCTTCAATGAAACTGAAAAAGAGCAATCATTTCTTTTAACTAATAACGACATGTTAGAACAAATGTTCCagataaacaaagaaatggaTTTGGGACGTATTCCCGCTACTCTAAAAAAAG CAGAAATAGATTCAACAGACAATTCGATCCCTTTGACAGAAGAGCAGAAAGCTTTTTTTGACTCACCTATGGTGAAACATGGTATACATCCTGCCTATATTCTAGGTATGCGCTCTCTTCCGCcgtatgtacaaaaaatagttTCGGAGGAATCTTCAAGAACTCCATCTGTTGATTCAATCAAAATGACCGCTAAAAAACTCTTTAATCCTTTATTTCCCGATACGAACAAGGATACATTATTCGAGGGGAGAAGAGATGAACAATCGTATAAATTACCGACGGACTTTCATGAGCCGTGTAACAGTAAAAAATGGACGAATAGCTGGCCATACGTTCCACGTTACACAAGTCCTGGATACGCTTTTAAAGGCGCTACGTTTAGTCATCCAAATTGTGAAAACGTATCAAAAAGACCTCAACCGTGGCATCTTCTTAACGATATCCAATCTCTTGCCTCGAACACCTTCTTAAGTTGTTGGACATGGTAA
- the LOC128882930 gene encoding putative nucleoside-triphosphatase: MVKILTLYRPLLMNYIFLICSNFQSLNKINSLVFSSTLFVVSQPIEKFVRPHHQSVLENPKLNILISTQTLEFVNKKNFFLKSQEYPFDVIENKTSGPLSFEDIYQISNEQLFQTIIEGQYKIRNLTLYMLLLDGGSTKTSGVLWSTTVTQKVGQILFVDWSGMKIVKNLGLTRDLRSFHKHILTLKCHDSILEATAELLQPLFKRARHEIKSIIKESFFPDSIIPNIPVIVHSTAGLRDLSATSRRDLFQAIEFVVNVGLENYDSYKNTNPVSYNCSNPSVPHLKLKKLKTCFQVDLPLQKPKKKIIRFFTTSRYCRAISGIEEAVFTFMTANIATGVIQDMAKNSSKRKDLVNILEVGGASMQVVFTVQKNTSDTKLLTLDLLEDEKFLKKDMFPSSMKDFDVFGSSYMNLGNNRALALLLKQHCQNNTTPEGKCYSPCFHKGWKQTCIPGTPRRRKDFTNSTEGSPLEMDSLGRVIMDGNYLLEVAQFCNTDDPLLNQTIPRENCIRAGFDLDKTTLEEKAQIDGCVEIEGTANVTECHKVIWDFLFSKELPGNHQARLETGTGSPLEIGQLIKPNGTLYVIGNSLNIPISKLKKWKMLESAYYNAGSGIMKRCDLTYLENASRLLCGMELDKSHKFINPVTLEPIQIDQENYDYCYRSVYALALFQSLNVKKGDVQVQFETKINHVKNGEVIDFGWSYGAITNLILNSSFILDLFTLGPQYYKAACQPPQLLFYDVFQKLLKFGNSFKVK, encoded by the exons atggTCAAAATCCTAACACTCTATCGCCCTTTGTTGAtgaactatatttttttgatttgttcaaattttcaatctttaaataaaataaatagtctTGTTTTTAGTAGTACGTTGTTTGTTGTAAGtcaaccgattgaaaaatttgttcgaccTCATCATCAATCGGTGTTGGAGAACCCAAAACTAAACATTTTGATTTCAACTCAAACATTAGAAtttgtgaataaaaaaaatttttttttaaagtctcAAGAATATCCTTTTgatgttattgaaaataaaacctCAGGGCCATTATCGTTTGAAGACatttatcaaatttccaacgaacaactttttcaaacaataattgaaggacaatataaaattcgtaatttaaCACTGTATATGCTTCTTTTGGATGGTGGTAGTACAAAAACAAGCGGAGTTCTTTGGAGTACTACCGTTACTCAAAAGGTAGGACAGATTCTTTTTGTCGATTGGTCTGgtatgaaaattgtaaag AATTTAGGACTAACTCGAGATTTACGTAGTTTTCATAAACACATTCTAACTCTTAAATGTCATGATTCAATTTTAGAAGCCACTGCTGAATTATTACAACCTCTTTTTAAACGAGCAagacatgaaataaaaagtattattaaggAATCTTTTTTTCCTGACTCTATCATTCCAAACATACCCGTCATTGTTCATTCAACTGCTGGATTACGTGATTTGAGCGCAACGTCACGCCGTGATTTGTTTCAAGCCATTGAATTTGTTGTCAATGTTggtttagaaaattatgatAGTTACAAAAACACTAATCCCGTTAGTTATAATTGTTCAAATCCTTCCGTGCCccatttgaaattgaaaaagctTAAAACATGCTTTCAAGTTGATTTACCTTTgcaaaaaccaaaaaaaaaaattatacgatttttCACAACGTCCCGTTATTGTCGAGCTATAAGCg gTATTGAAGAAGCTGTCTTCACTTTTATGACAGCTAATATAGCGACAGGCGTTATACAAGATATGGCGAAAAATTCCAGCAAACGGAAAGACTTGGTAAACATTTTAGAAGTTGGAGGTGCTTCAATGCAGGTTGTTTTCACGGttcaaaaaaatacatcagATACAAAACTTTTGACGTTGGATTTACTTGAAGacgaaaaatttctaaaaaaagacATGTTCCCTTCTTCCATGAAGGATTTTGATGTGTTTGGATCAAGTTATATGAATTTGGGCAACAATCGTGCTTTAGCATTACTTTTAAAGCAACACTGTCAAAATAATACTACTCCAGAAGGAAAATGTTATTCTCCTTGTTTTCATAAAGGATGGAAACAAACCTGTATACCCGGAACACCTCGACGACGTAAAGATTTCACCAATTCAACAGAAGGATCTCCCTTGGAAATGGATAGTTTAGGTCGCGTTATTAtggatggaaattatttattagaagtTGCACAATTCTGTAACACAGACGATCCCTTGCTCAACCAGACAATTCCTCGCGAAAATTGTATACGTGCTG GTTTCGACCTTGATAAGACAACACTAGAGGAGAAAGCACAAATTGATGGTTGCGTTGAAATTGAGGGCACTGCAAACGTTACCGAATGTCATAAGGTTATATGggattttttgtttagtaaGGAACTTCCAGGAAATCACCAAGCTCGTTTAGAAACTG GTACAGGATCTCCTCTTGAGATAGGCCAACTTATCAAACCAAATGGAACTCTTTACGTAATTGGCAACTCTTTAAATATTCCTatatcgaaattgaaaaaatggaaaatgctAGAGTCTGCTTATTATAATGCAGGTTCTGGTATTATGAAGCGTTGTGATTTAACATATCTGGAAAATGCTTCTCGGCTTTTGTGTGGAATGGAACTTGATAAAAGCCATAAATTCATTAATCCTGTCACTTTAGAACCTATTCAAATCGATCAAGAAAATTATGACTATTGCTACCGATCTGTGTATGCTCTAGCATTATTCCAATCTCTAAATGTTAAAAAAGGTGATGTACAg gttcaattcgaaacaaaaattaatcatgTCAAAAATGGTGAAGTTATTGATTTTGg ATGGAGTTACGGAGCTATCACAAATCTTATTCTCAACTCAAGCTTTATTTTggatttatttacattagGCCCCCAATATTATAAAGCGGCTTGTCAACCTCCTcagcttttattttatgatgtaTTTCAAAAACTTCTCAAGTTTGGAAATTCGTTTAAGgttaaatag
- the LOC128882933 gene encoding uncharacterized protein LOC128882933, whose amino-acid sequence MLGAQTFQGNRRNVTRKRPELTQDQLEELREVFTLFDVSQTNCIDAREFKAALRALGFDVKKEHVVNIMAEAGKDISETISFEEFCSMMVGRMPDKSSKQEIHKLFRLFDEDGTGKIYFRNLKKIAHEVGENLTDDEIQEMIDEADRDGDGAVSFEEFFRVMRYRDHPLDDSDEEENNDE is encoded by the coding sequence atgCTTGGGGCTCAAACGTTTCAAGGAAATCGTCGCAATGTTACACGAAAACGTCCTGAACTTACTCAAGATCAGCTAGAAGAATTACGAGaagtttttacattatttgatGTTAGTCAAACCAATTGCATTGATGCAAGAGAGTTTAAGGCAGCTTTACGTGCTTTAGGATTTGATGTCAAAAAAGAACACGTAGTAAATATTATGGCAGAAGCTGGTAAGGATATATCAGAAACAATATCCTTTGAAGAATTTTGTAGTATGATGGTTGGAAGGATGCCAGATAAATCTTCAAAgcaagaaattcataaattatttcgattatttgATGAAGACGGAAcaggaaaaatttattttcgtaatttaaaaaagattgcCCATGAAGTAGGTGAAAATTTAACTGATGATGAAATACAAGAAATGATTGACGAAGCAGATCGGGATGGTGATGGGGCTGTGAGTTTCGAGGAATTTTTCCGTGTAATGCGTTATCGAGATCATCCTTTAGATGATTCGGATGAAGAGGAAAATAACGatgaatga
- the LOC128883002 gene encoding uncharacterized protein LOC128883002 isoform X2 produces MNCVKGKRKNKIGNKTLGGKKKQDKQEDVRQSRKKNKNELNDGFNETEKEQSFLLTNNDMLEQMFQINKEMDLGRIPATLKKEIDSTDNSIPLTEEQKAFFDSPMVKHGIHPAYILGMRSLPPYVQKIVSEESSRTPSVDSIKMTAKKLFNPLFPDTNKDTLFEGRRDEQSYKLPTDFHEPCNSKKWTNSWPYVPRYTSPGYAFKGATFSHPNCENVSKRPQPWHLLNDIQSLASNTFLSCWTW; encoded by the exons ATGAATTGTGTTAAGGGGAAGCGTAAGAACAAAATAGGTAACAAAACACTAGGAGGAAAGAAAAAGCAGGATAAACAAGAAGACGTACGTCagtcacgaaaaaaaaataagaatgaatTGAATGACGGCTTCAATGAAACTGAAAAAGAGCAATCATTTCTTTTAACTAATAACGACATGTTAGAACAAATGTTCCagataaacaaagaaatggaTTTGGGACGTATTCCCGCTACTCTAAAAAAAG AAATAGATTCAACAGACAATTCGATCCCTTTGACAGAAGAGCAGAAAGCTTTTTTTGACTCACCTATGGTGAAACATGGTATACATCCTGCCTATATTCTAGGTATGCGCTCTCTTCCGCcgtatgtacaaaaaatagttTCGGAGGAATCTTCAAGAACTCCATCTGTTGATTCAATCAAAATGACCGCTAAAAAACTCTTTAATCCTTTATTTCCCGATACGAACAAGGATACATTATTCGAGGGGAGAAGAGATGAACAATCGTATAAATTACCGACGGACTTTCATGAGCCGTGTAACAGTAAAAAATGGACGAATAGCTGGCCATACGTTCCACGTTACACAAGTCCTGGATACGCTTTTAAAGGCGCTACGTTTAGTCATCCAAATTGTGAAAACGTATCAAAAAGACCTCAACCGTGGCATCTTCTTAACGATATCCAATCTCTTGCCTCGAACACCTTCTTAAGTTGTTGGACATGGTAA